The Edaphobacter sp. 12200R-103 genome contains a region encoding:
- a CDS encoding PspC domain-containing protein, with translation MFCTRCGSKLDPTARFCSSCGAPVSQSTAYPPPPPPPPFSTGQLFRPRNNRMIAGVCAAFAQRYQWDVTIVRIITALICLSGAGALAYLIAWIIIPEEPYALPTQG, from the coding sequence ATGTTCTGTACGCGATGCGGATCGAAGCTGGACCCAACCGCCCGTTTCTGCTCCTCCTGTGGGGCTCCTGTCAGCCAAAGCACAGCCTATCCGCCGCCGCCTCCTCCTCCCCCCTTCTCCACAGGACAGCTCTTTCGGCCACGCAATAACCGGATGATCGCCGGCGTCTGTGCAGCTTTCGCACAGCGCTATCAGTGGGACGTTACGATCGTCCGCATCATCACCGCATTGATCTGTCTCAGCGGAGCCGGTGCTCTGGCGTACCTGATCGCCTGGATCATCATTCCTGAAGAGCCCTACGCTCTTCCGACGCAGGGCTGA
- the lysA gene encoding diaminopimelate decarboxylase, protein MRKKPAATPATAPAASRPFVYRNRTLYCDNISLSSLADDYGTPLYIYSGRQILERFQLFQHAFQDRPHTVCYAVKANSSLAILRLLGKQGAGFDIVSGGELERVRRAHKPALTRVVFSGVGKQAWEIDAALKADILQFNVESEQELDLLAARAQALGIRARFALRVNPDVFAETHPYISTGLSEHKFGIDIKAARVIYRRAMRSKWLEPYGVSVHIGSQIRKVDPFAAALARVEALVSQLRRDGHDIRTVDAGGGLGIDYSDAPFDAAHQVERYAAALIKGLASEKAHLLLEPGRFIVAQAGALLASVLVVKKNGSKTFVITDAAMNDLIRPALYHAHHEILPVRQPSGKAKLITADIVGPVCESGDFFARDRAISALKPGDLVALLDAGAYGMTQSSNYNSRMRPAEVLIDDAKVTLIRRRETMRDLLAPEII, encoded by the coding sequence TTGAGAAAGAAGCCCGCAGCCACTCCAGCGACAGCACCCGCCGCTTCCCGTCCCTTCGTCTATCGCAACAGGACACTTTACTGCGACAACATCAGCCTCTCCTCCCTGGCTGACGACTACGGTACGCCTCTCTACATCTACTCTGGCCGTCAGATCCTCGAGCGCTTTCAGCTCTTCCAGCACGCGTTTCAAGACCGCCCCCACACCGTCTGCTACGCCGTCAAGGCCAACTCCTCACTCGCCATCCTTCGCCTCCTCGGCAAACAGGGTGCAGGCTTCGACATCGTCTCCGGCGGTGAGCTCGAGCGTGTCCGCCGCGCCCATAAACCCGCGCTCACGCGCGTCGTCTTCTCCGGTGTCGGCAAGCAGGCGTGGGAGATCGATGCCGCTCTCAAAGCCGACATCCTTCAGTTCAACGTAGAGTCCGAACAGGAGCTGGACTTGCTCGCTGCACGGGCCCAGGCCCTCGGCATCCGCGCCCGTTTCGCTCTCCGTGTAAATCCCGACGTCTTCGCCGAGACGCACCCCTACATCTCCACAGGCCTCAGCGAACACAAATTTGGCATCGACATCAAGGCAGCCCGTGTCATCTATCGCCGCGCGATGCGCTCCAAATGGCTTGAGCCCTATGGCGTCTCCGTTCACATCGGCTCGCAGATTCGCAAGGTCGATCCCTTTGCCGCTGCCCTCGCTCGTGTAGAGGCGCTCGTCTCCCAGCTCCGCCGTGACGGCCACGATATCCGCACCGTCGATGCAGGCGGCGGCCTGGGCATCGATTACAGCGATGCTCCCTTCGACGCGGCCCACCAGGTCGAGCGCTATGCCGCTGCTCTGATCAAAGGTCTCGCCTCGGAAAAAGCTCACCTCCTCCTCGAGCCCGGGCGCTTCATCGTCGCCCAGGCCGGAGCCCTGCTCGCCAGCGTCCTCGTCGTCAAGAAAAATGGCTCCAAGACATTCGTCATCACCGACGCTGCCATGAACGACCTTATCCGTCCGGCACTCTATCACGCCCATCACGAGATCCTTCCCGTCCGTCAGCCCTCGGGCAAGGCCAAACTGATCACAGCCGATATCGTCGGCCCGGTCTGCGAGTCCGGCGACTTCTTCGCCCGCGACCGTGCCATCTCCGCTCTCAAGCCGGGCGACCTTGTCGCTTTGCTGGATGCAGGTGCCTATGGGATGACACAGTCGTCCAATTACAACTCCCGCATGCGCCCCGCTGAAGTCCTCATCGACGATGCAAAGGTAACGCTGATCCGCCGCCGCGAGACGATGCGCGATCTTCTGGCTCCGGAGATCATCTAG